ACACCGATCTGCTGATCCGTACCACCACGGTCGGTGACAGCGTTGACGAAGCGAACGAAACCTTCACCCTCGGTGCCACGCTGAGCAGCAACGGCAGCAGCTATGGCGACAGTGCCACCGCTACCATCGTCGACGACGACATCCCTTCCATCTTCTTCGGCGCGAGCGACACCGCCAGCGGCGACATCACCGTGCCGGAAGGCGAGCCGGCGACCTTCGAACTGCACGTCACAGCTGCTGCCGCCGGTAGCACGCTAGTACTGACGCTGGCTAACGGCAGCGCGCTGAGCCCCGACGATTATGCGGCCGGTACCTTCGAGTACAGTACTGACAACGGTGTCAGCTGGAGCAGCTACAGCGGTGCCATCGCGTTGGCCACAGGCGATACCGATCTGCTGATTCGTACCACCACGGTGGGTGATAATGCGGAGGAAATTGATGAAACCTTCACCCTCGGTGCCACGCTGAGCAGCAACGGCAGCAGCTATGGTGACAGCGCCACCGCCACCATTATTGATGATGACACCCCGACCATTTTCTTCGGTGCGAGCGACACCGCCAGCGGTGACATCTTGGTGCCGGAAGGCGAGCCGGCTACTTTCGAGCTGCACGTCACCAGTGCCGCCACCGGCAGCACGCTGCAGCTGACCCTGGCCGACGGCACGGCGCTGAGTCCGGCGGACTACGCTTCCGGTACCTTCCAGTACAGCACCGACAATGGCGTCAGCTGGACGATCTACAGCGGTAGCATCGCCTTGGCTGCAGGTGATACCGATCTGCTGATCCGTACCACCACAGCGGAGGATAGTGTCGACGAGGCCGATGAAACCTTCACCCTCGCTGCCACGCTGAGCAGCAGTGGCAACAACTATGGTGACAGCGCCAGCGCCACCATCGTCGACGACGACACCCCGAAAATCTTCTTCGGTGCGAGTGACACGGCAACCGGCAACATTCTGGTGCCGGAAGGCGAGCTGGCCACCTTCGAGCTGCACATCACCGGCGCCGCCGCCGGCAGCACGCTGGTGCTGACCCTGGCCGACGGTACGGCGCTGAGCCCGGCGGACTACGCTTCTGGCAACTTCCAGTACAGCACTAATAATGGCGTCAGCTGGACCATCTACAGTGGCAGCATCGCCTTGGCCGCCGGCGATACCGACCTGCTGATCCGTACCACCACGGCAGAGGATAGTGTCGACGAGGCCGATGAAACCTTCACCCTCGGTGCCACGCTGAGCAGTAACGGCAGCAGCTACGGCGACAGCGCCATCGCCACCATCGTCGACGACGACACTCCGAAAATTTTCTTCGGCGAGAGCGACACCGCCAGCGGCAACATCACCGTACCGGAAGGCCAGCTGGCTACCTTCGAGTTGCACATCACCGGCGCCGCCGCCGGCAGCACGTTGCAACTGACCCTGGCCGACGGCACCGCGCTGAGCCCGGCGGACTACGCTTCCGGCAGCTTCCAGTACAGCAGTGACGGCGGCAGCAGCTGGACGACCTACAGCGGCAGCATCACGTTGGCCGCGGGCGACAGCAACCTGCTGATCCGCACCACCACGGTGGATGACAGCAGTGACGAAGCAAACGAAACCTTCACCCTCGCTGCCACGCTGAGCAGCAACGGCAGCACTTACCAGGACAGCGCCACCGCCACCATCGTGGATGACGACTATCCGCCACCGGTGTTCTACGGTGATGACGGCGCTTGGCAGATGAACTACGACTCCAAGCACCAGACGTTCGACCTGCGTGCCAAGAGCGGCAACATCACCCTGTTCGCCGGCCGCACCATTCACTGGGACATCTGGGTCGACAATATCAATGCTGCCGGGCTCTCCCTGCTGGCATCGTCCTTGCCGACCGGCACCACCGGCTACTGGGAAAAACTGTATACCGCCAACGGTGACACCCTGTTCCGCTTCTACCTGACTGCCGGTGAAAACGATGTAGTGATGAGCCAGAGCAGCAGCACCGGGCAGTTCGAGATCCAGCTGCTTGGTGGCGGCATCTCCGATAGCACCAACGTGCACATCATCAACTCGGACGAGTACGTGAAACCGCACAGCAACTACGCGGATAACTACGCCACAGACTTTGACAGTGCTACGGCGGGCAACGATGCCGATCGTGACTGGCTGAGCAGTGATACCAATGGTGGCGAGTTTGCGGTCAGCGGCCCGGTATCGGTTGCCGGACAGACGCTGGATGTGCAGGGCGGCAATGACATGATTTACGGTAGTGTCGGCACAGACACCCTCAGCGGTGGTGCCGGTGACGATTTCATCGATGGTCGTGCCGGCAACGATACCCTGTATGGCGGTGCCGGTAACGACGTGCTGATGGGCGGGCTGGGCAATGACACCCTGTACGGCGGCGATGGCAACGATGTGCTGTATGGCGGTTTCGGCAATGACACGCTGATTGGCGGCGCGGGCAGCGACACCTTCAAGTGGAGCCTTGGTGATCAGGGGCTGGGTGGTGGTGCGGCCACCGATATCGTCAGCGTTAACGACTTTAAAACCAGTGAAGGTGACTCCCTCGATCTGCGCGACCTGCTACAAGGGGAAAACAGCAGTAATCTCCAGCAATACCTGCACTTCAGCGCGGACGGTAGCAACACGCTGGTCCAGATCAGTTACAGCGGTGAGTTCGACGGCAGTAACTATGGCACTGCCACCGATCAGCAGATTGTGCTGACCGGCGTGGCACTGGACACCCTGGCCGGGGTGGGGGCGACCGATCAGCAAATCATCGACATGCTGAAAAACAATTCCAACCTGAAAACGGATTGAGGCAAGGGGAAAAGGGGAACAAAAGGCCGGCAACGGCTTGAGAGCAGTCAGAGTCCACTGGCTGATCTCAGGCAGTTGCCGGTCTTTTTTTGTTATCCGAGGTTGGGCTTGCGGCCAACCTCACTTAAACTGGAACAGCAATTGCTAGTCTGTGTACAACTTTTGCCGGAGCGTTGCTGTGAATAACATACCGATGCGGGATTCCCTGGTACTGAACTCCCACTTTCAGCCCATCTATAGCTTGGCGCACCGGCGCACGGTTGGCATGGAGGCGCTGCTGCGGGCGTCGGAGGACGAGGTCTCGCTGTCGCCGCTGGAGGTGTACCAGCGCTATATCCGCCGCGACGAGCGGGTGGCGATGGACCTGGCGGTGTGTGCCGCGCATTGCCAGCGCTTTGCCGCCGCCGGCCATGCCCAGCGCTGGCTGTTCCTCAATGTCGATGCCATGACGCTGTCCGATCCTGACTATGCGACGCAGCTGGGCGAGATCATCGTGGCGTCCGGCATCGCGCCGCAGTCGGTGGTGCTGGAGGTGCTGGAGCAGGCGATCGAGCTGGATGCGCGGCTGCTGGAGGGGGTGGCGCTGTTGCGGGAGCAGGGCTGCCTGCTGGCGATCGACGATTTCGGCGTCGGCCATTCCAATATCGACCGGGTGTGCAGCCTGGAGCCGGATTTCGTCAAGTTTGACCGCCACCTGCTGCGCAGCGCGGTGACCCAGCAGCGCACGCGCACCCTATTGTCGCGCCTGGTGCGGCTGATGCACGAGATTGGTGCGCTGGTGGTGGTGGAAGGGGTGGAAAGCGACTCCGACGTGGTGGTGGCGCTGGATTCCGGCTGCGACCTGGTGCAGGGCTACTACGTGGCACGCCCTGCGGCGGTGCCGGACAGCGACCAGCTGATCACGCCGCGGCTCGACGCCAAGTGGGACGAGCTGATGAACCGCGAACTGCTACGGCGCAAGCTCAACCGTCGCCAGATGGAGTTGTCGCGGCAGGCCTTTGTGCAGACGGCGATCGCGCTGATGCAGGGTAGCGAATTCGAGGTGGCGGCAAAACCGATGTTGCAGCTGCCGGACGTGATCCGCTGCTTCCTGCTGGATCAGGAAGGCCGCCAGCAGGGGCGCAACCTCAATTCCGGGCGCAACGGGAACGGGGACAATCTGCGCTTTTCCCCGCTGGAGGACACCACCGGCGCGGTGTGGTCGCGGCGCGCCTATTTCCAGCACGCGATCGACCAGCCCGGTGTGCTGTACATGAGCGAGCCCTACCTGTCGATGACCGATACCCGCATCTGCGTCACGCTGTCGATGGCGATCGAGATCGACGAGGTGCAGCACGTGCTGTGCAGCGACGTGCTGATGCCGGGGGCGGGGCGCAGCCTGTAGCCGTTGCCGGCACCAAGCAGAAAGGTGACTCGCGAGTCGCCTTTTTGCTTGCCGTGGTGGTGCTCAGTTACCGGGCTGGATGCTGGCCGCCGGCGTCTCGGCCAGCGTTTCGAACAGGGTGACCACCTGCTGTACACCGCTGGTGCGGCTGGCGACATCGGCGGCGGCGGCGCCTTCGCTGGCGGTGACCAGGCCAAGCAGGTAGACCACGCCGCGGTCAGTCACCACCTTGATCGCTTGTGGCGGGTAGCCCTTGCCTTCCAGCAGGCGGGTGCGCACCTTGGTGGTGATCCACAGGTCATTGTTCTTCTGCGCCAGCGTCGCGACCGGTGCCACCACCAGGTGGTTGTAGACGCGCTGCACGTTCGGCGTGCCGCGCACCATCATCTCGATTTCCTGGCGTTGTGCCTCGTTCAGCGCCTCGCCGCTGATCAGCACCGCACGGTTGTAGCTGGTGATGCTGATGCGGGCGCCGGCAAAGCGTTCGCTGCTCTGGCGCAGCGACTTCAGCTCGATGGCCTGGTCCTCGACATAGGCGCCGCTGGTACGGCGGTCGGTGGCCACCAGCGCACCGGCAGCAACGCCGCCGGCAACCAGCGGGAAGCAGGCACTGAGACTGGCGGCGGCGCTGCTAGCCAGCAGCAGCGCGAACAAACGGTTTTTCATCATTCTCCTCCGAGCAGCATGCAATCGATGGCATCGCACAGCGCATGGATCAACAAGATATGAACTTCCTGAATGCGCGCGGTGCGCAGACTCGGCACATTCAGGTGGATGTCTTCCGGTGACAGGATTTCCGCGATCTGGCCGCCGTCCTTGCCGGTGAGGGCAATCACGCCCATGCCGCGTTCGTGCGCGGCATAGATCGCCTCGATGACGTTGGCGGAGTTGCCGGAGGTGGAGATCGCCAGTAGTAGGTCGTTGTGGTGGCCCAGCGCCCGCACCTGCTTGGAAAAGATCATGTCGAAATCGTAGTCGTTGCCGATAGCGCTGAGGATCGAACTGTCGGTGGCCAGCGACATCGCCGCCAGCCCCGGGCGTTCCTTCTCGAAGCGGCCGATCATTTCCGCGGCAAAGTGCTGCGCATCGGCGGCGGAACCGCCGTTGCCGCAGGCGAGGATCTTGCCCTCGTTCATCAGGCTGCTGACCATGCGCTCTGCGGCCAGCGCCACGGCCGGCGACAGCTCGTCCATCACCTGCTGCTTGATGGCGATGCTTTCAAGGAAGTGTCCGCTGACACGTTCGATCAAATCCATGTTTTTCCTTTGGTCGGTGGCGCTTAACCGAAAATGTTTTTCAGCCACCGGGCCTGTTCGCTGCCATCGAACAGCACGGCGTCGAAACGGCAGGGGGCATCAATGCGTTTGCTGCTGAGGTAAAGGTTGGCCGCAGTGTGCAGCTTGTGCTGCTTGGCGCTGCCGATGCTGGCGGCGGCGCCGCCGAAGTGGGCCGATTGCCGGGCACGTACTTCGACGAACACCCAGTAGGCGCCGTCACGCATCACCAGATCCAGTTCGCCCTGCCGGCAGTGCCAGTTGCGTTCCACCAGCGTCAGCCCCTGCAGCTGCAGGAAACGGCAGGCCAGCGCTTCGTAGTGGTCGCCACTGGCCTTGCTCATTGCGACTCGCCGCGGATGGCGGTCGGCAGCTCGCGCTGGATCACCCAGTCCTTGCCCAGTTGCAGGTCGCCGGTGACGCCACGCAGGCGGATGCTGGCCGGATTGCGACTCTGCCCCAGCGCCTTGCCGAGGCGGAAGGCATCCACTCCCAGCGCGTACAGGCGTTCGGTGGCCTTGGTCAGCGGCGTGGCCGGTCGGGCGATGCCGGCGGCGTCCGGGTGATTGGGCATCAGGAACCACGGCATGTCGACGAAGTGCACGCCGTCCAGTGCCGGTGCCGCTTGCCGGGTGTTGATCAGCGAGGTGGCGTAGGCGGCCAGTTCAGCCGGCAGCAGCGCACGGCTGGCCTCGGCCTCCTTGTCGTCCAGTGCCAGGAACACGCTGTCGGCACCAGCCAGCAGCGTGCTCAACTGCGCGCCGTCCGGCTGCGTCATGTTCAGTTCCAGCGGCGCGCTCGGATGACGCTGCGTCCAGCTCTCGCTGAAGGCGGCGCGCAGGCGTGTCGACAGCGCATCGTTATTGAACAGCACCAGCGGCGCCTTGCGGCCGTCGTCGCGCATCATGCGTGCGATCTGGCGCGCTTCGCTCTCGACCGCCAGCGACAGGCTCCATACCTTGCCGCCGGCCGGCGCCTTGCTCAGCGTATTCAGTACCAGTGTCGGCACGCTGGCCTGCGCCGCTACGTTGGCCGCACCCTCGCGGGTCAGCGGTCCGACGATCACGTTGGCGCCGGCCGCCAGCAGCTGCTGGTAGCCCTTCACCGCGTCGTTCTCGCTGGCCAGTGCGACGAAGCTGAGCTGGACGTTGCTGTCCTGCTGCGCGGCGGCGTCGAAACCGGCCTTCACCACCTGGGCGGCATCACCCAGCTGCGGTGCTTCCACCGGCAGCAGCAGCCCCAGATGCAGGCGTGGTTTGTTGTCGCTGAGCTTGGCGGCAGGCGTGGCGGGGGCCGCGACGGCAGGGCTGGCCAGCGGTGCGGAGGCAGCGCTGGCGCCGATGTTCCGGAGCGTTTGCTGATTTTGCTGAAGGATATAGCCCGGCGACTGTGCAGCGGCTACACTTGCCGCCATTAAAACGGCTGTGCCGGATAACCAGGGAGCCAAAACGTGCAGACAATGCTTGATCACTTGATGAATTCTGCCCAGGAAACGTTTGTCAACGGGTCATTATATGTGCTGGCCACGCCGATTGGGAATCTGGCTGATGTGACACTGCGCGCCATTGCCGGGTTCCACGCCGCGGACATTGTTTTGGCGGAAGATACCCGCGTCACCGGCAGCCTGCTGGCCGCCTACGGCATCAGCAAGAAACTGGTCAGCCTGCGCGAACACAACGAGCGCGAAATGGCGGCCAGCGTGATCCGCTGGTTGCAGGAGGGCAAGATCGTGGTGCAGGTATCGGACGCCGGCACGCCGGGCATTTCCGACCCCGGTGCCCGCCTGGCGCAGGCAGTGTGGGCCGCCGGCCTGCGCGTGGTGCCGGTGGCCGGCGCCTCGGCGGTGATCGCCGCCTTGTCCGCCAGCGGGCTGGATACCGCGCGCTTCCTGTTCCACGGCTTTTTGCCGCCCAAGCGCGGCCAACGTTGCAAGACGCTGCAGCAATGGCAGGACGCCGACTACGCGGTGGTCTGCTACGAGGCGCCACATCGCATCCTGGAGTGCGTGGAAGACGTCGCCGCCACCCTCGGTGCGGAACGACCGCTGATTCTGGCACGCGAGCTGACCAAGACCTTCGAGACCTTCCTGCGCCTGCCGGCAGCCGAACTGGCCGAGCGCATCCGCAGCGACAGCAACCAGCAGCGCGGCGAGTGCGTGCTGATCATCGACGCCGCC
This DNA window, taken from Vogesella indigofera, encodes the following:
- a CDS encoding Calx-beta domain-containing protein yields the protein TDLLIRTTTVGDSVDEANETFTLGATLSSNGSSYGDSATATIVDDDIPSIFFGASDTASGDITVPEGEPATFELHVTAAAAGSTLVLTLANGSALSPDDYAAGTFEYSTDNGVSWSSYSGAIALATGDTDLLIRTTTVGDNAEEIDETFTLGATLSSNGSSYGDSATATIIDDDTPTIFFGASDTASGDILVPEGEPATFELHVTSAATGSTLQLTLADGTALSPADYASGTFQYSTDNGVSWTIYSGSIALAAGDTDLLIRTTTAEDSVDEADETFTLAATLSSSGNNYGDSASATIVDDDTPKIFFGASDTATGNILVPEGELATFELHITGAAAGSTLVLTLADGTALSPADYASGNFQYSTNNGVSWTIYSGSIALAAGDTDLLIRTTTAEDSVDEADETFTLGATLSSNGSSYGDSAIATIVDDDTPKIFFGESDTASGNITVPEGQLATFELHITGAAAGSTLQLTLADGTALSPADYASGSFQYSSDGGSSWTTYSGSITLAAGDSNLLIRTTTVDDSSDEANETFTLAATLSSNGSTYQDSATATIVDDDYPPPVFYGDDGAWQMNYDSKHQTFDLRAKSGNITLFAGRTIHWDIWVDNINAAGLSLLASSLPTGTTGYWEKLYTANGDTLFRFYLTAGENDVVMSQSSSTGQFEIQLLGGGISDSTNVHIINSDEYVKPHSNYADNYATDFDSATAGNDADRDWLSSDTNGGEFAVSGPVSVAGQTLDVQGGNDMIYGSVGTDTLSGGAGDDFIDGRAGNDTLYGGAGNDVLMGGLGNDTLYGGDGNDVLYGGFGNDTLIGGAGSDTFKWSLGDQGLGGGAATDIVSVNDFKTSEGDSLDLRDLLQGENSSNLQQYLHFSADGSNTLVQISYSGEFDGSNYGTATDQQIVLTGVALDTLAGVGATDQQIIDMLKNNSNLKTD
- a CDS encoding sensor domain-containing phosphodiesterase — encoded protein: MRDSLVLNSHFQPIYSLAHRRTVGMEALLRASEDEVSLSPLEVYQRYIRRDERVAMDLAVCAAHCQRFAAAGHAQRWLFLNVDAMTLSDPDYATQLGEIIVASGIAPQSVVLEVLEQAIELDARLLEGVALLREQGCLLAIDDFGVGHSNIDRVCSLEPDFVKFDRHLLRSAVTQQRTRTLLSRLVRLMHEIGALVVVEGVESDSDVVVALDSGCDLVQGYYVARPAAVPDSDQLITPRLDAKWDELMNRELLRRKLNRRQMELSRQAFVQTAIALMQGSEFEVAAKPMLQLPDVIRCFLLDQEGRQQGRNLNSGRNGNGDNLRFSPLEDTTGAVWSRRAYFQHAIDQPGVLYMSEPYLSMTDTRICVTLSMAIEIDEVQHVLCSDVLMPGAGRSL
- a CDS encoding BON domain-containing protein, which produces MKNRLFALLLASSAAASLSACFPLVAGGVAAGALVATDRRTSGAYVEDQAIELKSLRQSSERFAGARISITSYNRAVLISGEALNEAQRQEIEMMVRGTPNVQRVYNHLVVAPVATLAQKNNDLWITTKVRTRLLEGKGYPPQAIKVVTDRGVVYLLGLVTASEGAAAADVASRTSGVQQVVTLFETLAETPAASIQPGN
- a CDS encoding phosphoheptose isomerase encodes the protein MDLIERVSGHFLESIAIKQQVMDELSPAVALAAERMVSSLMNEGKILACGNGGSAADAQHFAAEMIGRFEKERPGLAAMSLATDSSILSAIGNDYDFDMIFSKQVRALGHHNDLLLAISTSGNSANVIEAIYAAHERGMGVIALTGKDGGQIAEILSPEDIHLNVPSLRTARIQEVHILLIHALCDAIDCMLLGGE
- a CDS encoding YraN family protein → MSKASGDHYEALACRFLQLQGLTLVERNWHCRQGELDLVMRDGAYWVFVEVRARQSAHFGGAAASIGSAKQHKLHTAANLYLSSKRIDAPCRFDAVLFDGSEQARWLKNIFG
- a CDS encoding penicillin-binding protein activator codes for the protein MAASVAAAQSPGYILQQNQQTLRNIGASAASAPLASPAVAAPATPAAKLSDNKPRLHLGLLLPVEAPQLGDAAQVVKAGFDAAAQQDSNVQLSFVALASENDAVKGYQQLLAAGANVIVGPLTREGAANVAAQASVPTLVLNTLSKAPAGGKVWSLSLAVESEARQIARMMRDDGRKAPLVLFNNDALSTRLRAAFSESWTQRHPSAPLELNMTQPDGAQLSTLLAGADSVFLALDDKEAEASRALLPAELAAYATSLINTRQAAPALDGVHFVDMPWFLMPNHPDAAGIARPATPLTKATERLYALGVDAFRLGKALGQSRNPASIRLRGVTGDLQLGKDWVIQRELPTAIRGESQ
- the rsmI gene encoding 16S rRNA (cytidine(1402)-2'-O)-methyltransferase — translated: MNSAQETFVNGSLYVLATPIGNLADVTLRAIAGFHAADIVLAEDTRVTGSLLAAYGISKKLVSLREHNEREMAASVIRWLQEGKIVVQVSDAGTPGISDPGARLAQAVWAAGLRVVPVAGASAVIAALSASGLDTARFLFHGFLPPKRGQRCKTLQQWQDADYAVVCYEAPHRILECVEDVAATLGAERPLILARELTKTFETFLRLPAAELAERIRSDSNQQRGECVLIIDAAAPVAQTADSLPPPALALLAELAAVLPTKQAAAIVATHYDLNKKQLYERALQLKVAD